A window from Sphingobacterium hotanense encodes these proteins:
- a CDS encoding DUF3347 domain-containing protein: MKNLKAFIASIIIISSLTVHAQIKNATTSTVEIKGNCAMCKKTIEAAAYEPKVSKAEWDEDTQQAVLTFNPDKTSEEAILKKIAQAGYDNQSFRAPDDVYAKLHECCLYERDHTVAKAEHNEHQGMDHSQHKPSAKEHANIDHSQHNGDATANTQLAPVFKNYLAVKNALVATDAKAAATAAKALTASIGQVEMGKLAHEEHEVWMKVMKGIQTEAASIEKSTDINRQRQSFMALSNHLYSLAKASQGSTALYWQFCPMANNNKGAYWLSAEDAIKNPYFGSKMMNCGEVKEKI; encoded by the coding sequence ATGAAAAATCTTAAGGCATTCATTGCCTCCATTATCATCATATCTTCTTTAACTGTCCATGCACAGATTAAGAACGCGACAACTAGCACCGTAGAAATAAAAGGAAACTGTGCGATGTGCAAGAAAACTATCGAAGCTGCGGCATACGAGCCAAAGGTCTCCAAAGCTGAATGGGATGAAGATACCCAGCAAGCTGTCCTTACCTTCAATCCTGATAAAACTTCCGAGGAAGCCATATTGAAGAAAATTGCTCAGGCAGGATATGACAACCAATCTTTTCGTGCTCCGGATGACGTCTATGCAAAACTTCATGAATGTTGCTTATACGAACGCGATCATACGGTAGCTAAGGCGGAGCATAACGAACATCAGGGGATGGATCACAGCCAGCATAAACCTTCCGCTAAGGAGCATGCGAATATCGACCATAGTCAGCACAACGGCGATGCAACAGCAAATACGCAGTTAGCGCCGGTGTTTAAAAACTATCTTGCGGTGAAGAATGCGTTAGTGGCAACGGATGCAAAGGCTGCTGCTACGGCAGCAAAAGCTTTGACTGCTTCCATCGGCCAAGTTGAAATGGGAAAACTAGCACATGAAGAGCATGAGGTTTGGATGAAAGTGATGAAAGGAATTCAGACGGAAGCTGCTTCAATTGAGAAATCAACTGATATCAACAGACAACGCCAAAGCTTCATGGCATTATCGAATCATCTATATTCCCTAGCAAAAGCATCGCAAGGTTCAACGGCATTGTATTGGCAGTTCTGCCCGATGGCAAACAATAATAAAGGCGCCTATTGGCTCAGTGCAGAAGACGCTATCAAGAATCCTTATTTCGGATCTAAAATGATGAACTGTGGCGAAGTAAAAGAAAAAATCTAA
- a CDS encoding multicopper oxidase domain-containing protein has translation MKKLRIYSILSIFLLFSLSAMAQKVVRYDLYVKDTSVNYSGKEKRAIAVNGMIPMPTLTFTEGDTAEIHVHNEMDEPTSMHWHGVYLPNPEDGVPFLTQIPIKAKSTYIYRFPIIQNGTHWYHSHTGMQEQIGMYGAMILKKREDDQDNRKGIDDLPSIPIILSEWTNLNPDNVHRMLHNANDWFAIKKNATQSYAEAIKEGHFKTKVTNEWKRMLAMDVSDVYYDRFLINGSSEQSLSDFKAGDKVRLRVINAGASSYFWLTYAGGKITVVANDGNDVEPVKVDRLLIAVSETYDIVVEIPEDGFAYEFMATPEDRTKNASIYLGSGVKQLVAPLPKLKYFEGMKMMNDMMKMNGDLDDMGMKMSMQRMDMNTVMYPEMEGKGMQHGDHQNMDHSATNKKDDKAHQEHQGMNHAEQKQDHSGHQNMAEHNQPDTTAAAHAQHQNSDIITLNYGMLRSPKSTKFPEGMPVRELKFELTGNMSRYVWSLDDKVLSEVDKIPIKKGEALRIILYNNSMMRHPMHLHGHDFRVLNGQGDYAPLKNVLDIMPMETDTIEFESNVHGDWFFHCHILYHMMAGMNRVFSTEGQPDNPKLPNKEKAYRMLQRESNMPHFMIQNDFATNGNDGELMLHNARWQLTSEWRLGYHDMHGYEVETHLGRFVDRMQWFMPFIGFDWRYRNLEDHGPETNIFGQTNSKHERALFSAGFVYTLPMLIRFQAELYHDGNVRLQLMREDIPLSKRLRGGFMVNSDKEYMADLRYIITRHMGIRTHYDSDMGFGVGLSLNY, from the coding sequence ATGAAAAAGCTAAGAATATATAGCATCCTTAGCATATTCCTACTTTTCAGCCTTTCCGCCATGGCGCAAAAGGTTGTTAGGTACGATCTATATGTGAAGGATACATCGGTCAACTACAGTGGCAAGGAAAAGCGGGCTATTGCCGTCAATGGGATGATTCCCATGCCAACGCTGACTTTTACCGAAGGCGACACGGCGGAAATCCATGTACATAATGAAATGGATGAGCCCACTTCCATGCACTGGCATGGAGTCTATCTTCCCAATCCTGAAGATGGCGTCCCTTTCCTGACACAGATTCCGATAAAAGCAAAGAGCACTTACATCTACCGATTCCCGATTATCCAAAACGGTACGCATTGGTATCATAGCCATACCGGCATGCAGGAACAGATCGGTATGTATGGTGCAATGATTCTAAAGAAGCGGGAGGATGATCAGGACAATCGCAAAGGAATTGACGACCTGCCTTCCATTCCCATTATTTTGAGCGAATGGACCAACCTCAATCCCGACAATGTTCACCGTATGTTGCACAACGCAAATGATTGGTTTGCCATCAAAAAGAACGCGACACAAAGCTATGCAGAAGCCATCAAAGAGGGCCACTTCAAGACAAAAGTTACGAATGAGTGGAAGCGCATGTTGGCAATGGATGTCAGCGATGTCTATTACGATCGCTTTCTGATTAACGGCAGCAGCGAACAGTCTCTTTCGGATTTCAAAGCCGGCGATAAAGTCAGGCTTCGGGTCATCAATGCAGGAGCATCCTCCTACTTTTGGCTAACCTACGCAGGCGGGAAGATTACGGTAGTTGCCAACGATGGAAACGATGTAGAACCCGTTAAAGTCGATAGGCTGCTGATTGCTGTCTCGGAAACCTACGATATCGTCGTTGAGATTCCGGAAGATGGTTTCGCTTATGAATTCATGGCGACACCAGAGGATAGAACAAAAAACGCGTCCATCTACCTCGGCTCGGGCGTGAAGCAACTCGTCGCTCCACTTCCCAAATTGAAGTATTTCGAAGGGATGAAAATGATGAACGACATGATGAAAATGAACGGCGATCTGGACGATATGGGGATGAAGATGTCCATGCAACGCATGGATATGAACACTGTCATGTATCCGGAGATGGAGGGGAAAGGTATGCAGCATGGAGATCATCAAAACATGGATCATTCCGCAACTAATAAGAAAGATGACAAAGCTCACCAGGAACATCAGGGAATGAATCATGCTGAACAAAAACAGGATCATAGCGGCCATCAAAATATGGCGGAGCACAATCAACCTGATACAACGGCTGCCGCCCATGCTCAACATCAAAACAGTGATATTATTACATTAAACTACGGAATGCTACGCTCTCCCAAATCAACCAAATTCCCTGAGGGAATGCCGGTTCGAGAGCTCAAGTTTGAACTGACGGGAAACATGAGCCGTTATGTCTGGAGTTTAGACGATAAAGTGCTTTCCGAAGTGGACAAGATCCCCATCAAAAAAGGTGAAGCCCTACGTATCATATTGTATAATAATTCCATGATGCGGCATCCAATGCACCTGCATGGGCATGACTTCCGTGTCTTAAATGGACAGGGAGATTATGCTCCGCTAAAAAATGTGCTCGATATTATGCCGATGGAGACAGACACCATCGAGTTCGAATCGAATGTACATGGCGACTGGTTCTTCCATTGCCACATTCTATACCACATGATGGCAGGGATGAACAGGGTATTCAGCACGGAAGGACAGCCGGATAATCCGAAGCTTCCCAACAAGGAAAAAGCTTACCGCATGCTTCAGCGCGAGAGCAATATGCCGCATTTTATGATTCAAAACGACTTCGCTACTAATGGCAATGACGGTGAGCTAATGCTCCATAATGCGCGATGGCAATTGACCTCCGAATGGCGATTAGGCTACCATGATATGCATGGCTATGAAGTAGAAACACATCTCGGCCGCTTTGTGGACCGCATGCAATGGTTTATGCCATTTATTGGTTTCGACTGGCGCTATAGAAATCTCGAGGATCATGGCCCTGAGACGAACATCTTCGGACAGACAAACAGTAAACACGAAAGGGCGCTATTCTCTGCAGGTTTTGTATATACTTTGCCGATGTTGATTCGTTTCCAAGCAGAGCTCTACCACGACGGGAATGTAAGATTACAGCTTATGCGCGAAGATATCCCACTTTCCAAAAGATTGCGGGGTGGATTTATGGTCAACTCAGACAAGGAATATATGGCAGATCTGCGATATATCATTACCAGGCATATGGGAATTCGTACGCATTACGACTCCGATATGGGATTCGGCGTAGGGTTATCCCTAAACTATTAA
- a CDS encoding helix-turn-helix transcriptional regulator — MLSYPIAGQFASLGKGMSNAKFNIEEIGEQIPAAIMMHDIIDDTPVRVSYMSEFGCNLLGTSVEEINHLGLAYYEKYFVKEEVEQCVLGLQQYISEKDPHQQYSFFQQVKLHNELEYKWFYTICKLVQNPENDKFVDQLMIIATPIEGCGNMVNKVNKVLDDHDFVKQNYRRYAALTKREKEIIRFIANGASSKEIADSLFVSVHTINTHRKNIIQKLDCKTFAAFLKFAIAFDLI; from the coding sequence ATGCTCAGCTACCCAATAGCCGGACAGTTCGCCTCTCTAGGAAAGGGGATGTCAAATGCAAAGTTCAATATTGAGGAAATTGGAGAACAGATTCCTGCCGCTATCATGATGCATGATATCATAGATGATACGCCGGTTCGAGTAAGCTATATGAGCGAGTTCGGCTGTAATCTACTGGGAACATCTGTCGAGGAAATTAATCATCTAGGTTTAGCTTATTACGAGAAGTATTTTGTGAAAGAAGAAGTCGAACAATGCGTTCTAGGATTGCAACAATACATTTCCGAAAAGGATCCACATCAGCAATATTCTTTCTTCCAACAAGTAAAGCTTCACAACGAATTGGAGTATAAATGGTTTTACACCATCTGCAAACTTGTCCAAAATCCCGAAAACGACAAATTCGTCGATCAACTGATGATCATTGCGACGCCGATTGAGGGTTGCGGAAATATGGTCAACAAAGTCAATAAAGTCCTTGACGACCATGACTTCGTCAAACAGAACTATCGTCGTTACGCGGCATTGACTAAACGCGAAAAAGAAATTATTCGATTTATAGCCAATGGTGCCTCATCAAAAGAGATTGCAGATAGCTTATTCGTATCCGTTCATACCATAAATACTCACAGAAAAAACATCATACAGAAGCTAGACTGCAAAACTTTTGCAGCATTCCTGAAATTCGCAATTGCATTCGACTTAATTTAA
- a CDS encoding DoxX family protein produces MNLIERIEHWGDAHHPRWIDFVRISLGLVIFAKGVSFIMDRDSVASLIEQTHFQLSIWSAVHYVVFAHIVGGIFIILGLRTRLAVALQIPILIGAVFFVNITKGFSFLNSEFWLSLIVLMLLIYFLIVGSGPMSLDKEMDKPGYKRRI; encoded by the coding sequence ATGAACCTAATCGAACGCATTGAGCACTGGGGCGACGCGCATCACCCTCGTTGGATAGACTTCGTCCGCATTTCCCTAGGGCTGGTCATCTTCGCAAAAGGAGTTAGTTTTATCATGGACAGAGATTCTGTCGCATCGTTGATCGAACAGACGCATTTTCAGTTGTCTATTTGGTCGGCGGTACATTATGTGGTGTTTGCACATATTGTGGGTGGGATTTTTATCATCCTTGGTCTGCGCACGCGACTTGCCGTAGCACTACAGATTCCAATTCTAATTGGGGCGGTTTTCTTTGTGAATATTACAAAGGGATTTAGTTTTCTTAATTCGGAGTTTTGGCTTTCCCTTATCGTTTTGATGCTATTGATCTATTTCTTGATCGTAGGGTCGGGGCCTATGTCTTTAGACAAGGAAATGGATAAGCCGGGCTATAAGCGGAGAATCTAA
- a CDS encoding N-formylglutamate amidohydrolase, protein MTKYHINQVDSPFWAFAIHDGHQIEEELMPYMRLSETERLREEDPFTAAMAELPINQFIGGSSRFQLDINRNLENAIYLTPEQAWGLHVWNQLPEAEVNRLQKEHAMIYQEIEALIERTIAQFGFFFIFDIHSYNAKREGPTEEIDKDANPQINLGTAFIQPKWRHLIDLFIESFQKETLDGETIDIRENVKFKGGYLNQHLNNQFGQSGCVISIEFRKDFMDEWTGVPDPSKITACKQLLLNSLKTLTHYFENDRKE, encoded by the coding sequence ATGACGAAATATCATATCAACCAGGTTGATAGTCCTTTTTGGGCTTTCGCCATACATGATGGGCATCAAATTGAAGAAGAACTAATGCCGTACATGCGGCTTTCGGAAACCGAGCGCTTGCGCGAAGAAGATCCCTTTACCGCAGCAATGGCCGAATTACCCATCAACCAATTCATCGGTGGAAGTTCAAGATTTCAATTAGACATCAATAGAAATTTGGAAAATGCAATTTACCTGACGCCTGAACAGGCTTGGGGACTGCATGTATGGAATCAGTTACCCGAAGCGGAAGTCAACCGACTCCAAAAAGAGCATGCCATGATCTATCAGGAAATAGAGGCATTAATCGAAAGGACCATCGCTCAATTCGGGTTCTTTTTCATCTTTGACATACATAGTTACAATGCGAAACGCGAAGGCCCAACGGAAGAGATCGATAAAGATGCCAACCCGCAGATAAATCTGGGCACAGCATTTATACAACCGAAGTGGCGACACCTGATCGACCTGTTCATCGAAAGTTTTCAGAAAGAAACCCTTGACGGAGAGACGATTGATATACGAGAAAACGTTAAATTTAAGGGAGGTTATCTCAATCAACACCTTAACAACCAATTTGGGCAGTCGGGTTGTGTAATCTCTATAGAGTTTAGAAAAGACTTTATGGATGAATGGACAGGCGTTCCGGACCCCAGCAAAATTACTGCCTGCAAGCAACTGTTACTGAACTCGTTGAAAACTCTAACGCATTATTTCGAAAATGACCGAAAAGAATAA
- a CDS encoding flavohemoglobin expression-modulating QEGLA motif protein — protein sequence MTEKNKPLQRILNAINKRSAIHYQIPNVGKFIFNKIVPYIFIYRVPEMEKRDKMLVDLAKTENASIVCKSSGFPLEEWIRPIAQKLAEEFGACLLIEVWIADEKQKDDIEVHVAQKDLLPLAEYLEKNIRLEAPEIRVGIEKDQHIPHPPDTKQLFSKKELQNKQILLMGISIKQNYLDEADNVLPLLMRIYRESLAKSLSRLFFEFLRVYTHLNATAQRINVHQELTPLMVEIDQALAQETKKFDFLLMVTPLNAHEAWLQFKKDKFWKTPKFLYRPMHVDPDLVKRRLYNLRIEDIYDPTMAYIFRDKRAELDSMITMLADRGKEDFLHGSLQVFGNVSEKLYNSALALLMMTEREEVAKRSDDIISANDFAKMAREEIRYLQKQNTEFNSPVRVREDISGVMVNRGALNISQEYKLTRSRAMALIQHEIGTHVVTYFNGRQQPLNLFSLGVPGYEELQEGLAVLSEYIVNGLNNDRLRIIAARVIAVHHMLLGNTFTDTFDMLVDQYLFLPETAFNLTMRVYRGGGLTKDALYLKGIIELLNYIKEGNEVDLLMMGKIRKDYLPIIKDLLQRGVLIPPAIIPRYMSVDYKPKWQEVTQKGSIFKLVE from the coding sequence ATGACCGAAAAGAATAAACCACTACAGAGGATTCTAAACGCTATTAACAAGCGATCGGCTATTCATTACCAAATTCCAAATGTTGGAAAGTTTATCTTCAACAAGATTGTCCCTTATATTTTCATATATCGGGTACCTGAGATGGAGAAGCGCGACAAGATGCTTGTCGATTTGGCAAAGACAGAAAATGCAAGTATCGTCTGCAAGTCATCGGGTTTTCCATTAGAAGAATGGATTCGCCCTATTGCGCAAAAACTTGCCGAAGAGTTTGGCGCCTGCTTGCTAATTGAAGTATGGATTGCAGATGAGAAGCAGAAAGACGATATAGAAGTCCATGTAGCACAAAAGGATCTATTACCCTTAGCTGAGTACCTTGAAAAAAACATTCGCTTAGAAGCGCCTGAAATACGCGTAGGCATTGAGAAGGATCAGCATATCCCCCACCCACCTGATACGAAACAACTATTTTCCAAAAAGGAACTGCAGAACAAGCAGATCTTACTGATGGGTATCTCCATCAAACAGAACTATCTTGACGAAGCCGACAATGTGCTGCCTTTGTTGATGCGGATTTATAGAGAGTCTTTGGCGAAATCTCTGTCCCGATTGTTTTTCGAGTTTCTACGGGTCTACACCCACCTCAATGCTACGGCTCAACGCATCAATGTGCATCAGGAATTGACACCATTAATGGTTGAGATCGACCAAGCATTGGCTCAAGAAACAAAGAAGTTCGACTTCCTGCTCATGGTCACTCCGCTCAATGCGCACGAAGCCTGGCTACAGTTTAAGAAAGACAAGTTCTGGAAGACCCCGAAGTTTCTATATCGACCTATGCACGTCGACCCAGACCTCGTTAAACGTAGACTTTACAACCTACGAATCGAGGATATATACGACCCTACGATGGCCTACATCTTTCGGGACAAACGCGCCGAGCTCGACTCCATGATCACCATGCTTGCCGATCGTGGAAAAGAAGATTTCCTTCACGGCAGTTTACAGGTATTTGGAAACGTTTCGGAGAAACTATACAACTCTGCGCTGGCGCTATTGATGATGACAGAGCGTGAGGAGGTCGCGAAGAGATCGGATGATATTATCTCGGCAAATGATTTCGCGAAAATGGCACGTGAGGAAATACGATATTTACAAAAACAAAATACCGAATTCAATAGCCCTGTTCGCGTTCGTGAAGATATTTCAGGCGTCATGGTCAACCGTGGAGCCTTGAACATCAGTCAAGAGTATAAACTTACCCGCTCAAGGGCAATGGCATTGATTCAACATGAAATCGGGACACATGTAGTCACTTATTTCAATGGTCGCCAACAGCCGCTCAATCTGTTCAGTCTGGGTGTACCGGGATACGAGGAGCTGCAAGAAGGTCTAGCAGTGCTGTCTGAATACATCGTCAATGGGCTGAACAACGATAGACTTAGAATTATTGCCGCCCGCGTGATTGCTGTTCACCATATGTTATTGGGAAATACCTTCACCGATACCTTCGACATGCTCGTCGATCAATACCTTTTTCTTCCGGAAACGGCTTTTAACTTAACCATGCGGGTATATCGTGGTGGTGGATTAACGAAGGATGCGCTTTATTTAAAAGGGATCATCGAGTTGTTAAACTACATCAAAGAAGGAAATGAGGTCGATCTGTTGATGATGGGTAAGATTCGAAAAGACTACTTGCCCATTATCAAAGACTTGCTGCAACGCGGTGTCTTGATACCTCCAGCGATAATACCGCGCTATATGTCTGTCGATTATAAACCCAAATGGCAGGAAGTAACTCAAAAAGGATCCATATTTAAACTAGTAGAATAA
- a CDS encoding ATP-grasp domain-containing protein yields the protein MKIAFLINQTHKEEEKFTTTILALKALERGHTVMYIGLADFVYEDEQRVLAHCRIVEPEQQIDTGDKLMKHLKDAKKTLVDLSTVEVLWLRFDPTLDMINRPWAAASGIQFAQLVKKNGGFVINDPDNLVQANNKLYLENFPKAVRPKTMVTRNHEDILRFLEEQNDKIILKPLKGSGGKNVFMIKYDERQNLKQTVEAIARDGYVIAQEYLPEAHKGDIRFFLMDGEPLVVDGVYAAVQRVQPENEIRSNIHQGATAQVAEITEDILNLTKQVSLTLKNDNMYLVGLDIVGDKIMEVNVFSPGALYHAIKLGKKDFAGAIIADLEKRVENFYAAIDAD from the coding sequence ATGAAAATTGCATTTTTAATAAATCAAACCCATAAGGAAGAGGAAAAATTCACCACCACTATCCTTGCGTTGAAGGCACTCGAAAGAGGACACACGGTAATGTATATTGGGCTTGCCGACTTTGTCTATGAAGACGAGCAGCGCGTTCTGGCTCACTGTAGAATCGTTGAGCCGGAGCAGCAAATTGATACCGGCGATAAGTTGATGAAACATCTTAAAGACGCCAAAAAGACTTTGGTCGACCTCTCTACGGTAGAGGTATTATGGCTGCGCTTCGACCCGACCTTAGATATGATCAACAGACCTTGGGCTGCCGCAAGCGGAATACAGTTTGCTCAATTAGTGAAAAAGAACGGTGGATTTGTAATCAATGACCCCGATAATCTGGTGCAGGCAAATAATAAATTATATCTAGAAAACTTCCCGAAAGCCGTTCGTCCAAAAACAATGGTTACTAGAAATCACGAAGACATTCTACGTTTTTTAGAGGAGCAGAACGATAAGATCATCCTCAAACCATTGAAAGGCTCGGGTGGAAAGAACGTATTCATGATTAAATACGATGAACGACAAAATCTAAAGCAGACTGTTGAAGCGATTGCTCGCGACGGTTATGTGATTGCACAGGAGTACCTTCCAGAAGCTCATAAGGGAGATATACGTTTCTTTTTGATGGACGGCGAACCCTTGGTTGTCGATGGCGTTTATGCTGCAGTACAACGTGTGCAACCGGAAAATGAAATCAGAAGCAATATCCATCAGGGAGCTACCGCACAAGTGGCCGAAATAACCGAGGATATCTTGAACCTGACGAAACAAGTTTCGCTGACCCTAAAGAACGATAATATGTATTTAGTAGGCTTAGATATCGTAGGCGATAAAATCATGGAAGTCAATGTATTCAGTCCCGGTGCGCTCTACCATGCGATTAAACTTGGAAAGAAAGACTTTGCCGGAGCAATCATTGCAGACCTAGAAAAAAGAGTTGAAAACTTCTATGCAGCAATAGACGCTGATTAG
- a CDS encoding YihY/virulence factor BrkB family protein — MEEKKKSNFFKDSFSILKNSVMGFMNEDSLKYSASLAYYTIFSLGPILVLMISLAGIFLGEEAIKGKVFTELNGLVGASAARQIQEVIKNLELSGKSTLALIISIVTLIIGATTVFGDIQNSINKIWHVRAKPKKGWLKLITDRLLSSSLVIGLGFLLVVTLVVNGVILTLTDRLLRYFPDMTVFVMDAINFLLSFGITFVLFAVIFKVLPDVNIKWKTVRAGALFTAILFIFGRFGIGLYLQNSDTETTYGAAGSIVLILLWVYYTAAILYFGAVFTREYATYKGVSIEPSEFAVHVETKEIERNVDEIPPAPLTTEETVTEK; from the coding sequence ATGGAAGAGAAAAAGAAATCCAATTTCTTTAAAGACAGTTTTAGCATATTGAAGAACTCTGTAATGGGGTTTATGAACGAGGATAGTTTGAAATACAGTGCCTCGTTAGCCTATTATACTATATTCTCCCTAGGACCTATCTTGGTCTTGATGATTTCTCTCGCGGGCATATTTTTGGGCGAGGAAGCGATAAAGGGAAAAGTATTTACAGAATTGAACGGTTTGGTAGGTGCGAGTGCTGCACGCCAAATTCAGGAAGTGATCAAGAACTTAGAACTCTCCGGTAAATCTACACTAGCACTCATCATCAGTATCGTTACTTTGATCATCGGTGCAACTACAGTATTCGGGGATATACAAAACTCCATCAACAAAATATGGCATGTTCGCGCAAAACCTAAAAAGGGATGGTTGAAGTTGATTACCGATAGATTATTATCCTCATCTTTAGTTATTGGTTTGGGATTCTTATTGGTTGTTACATTAGTGGTCAACGGCGTAATCTTAACACTGACCGATCGCTTGCTTCGTTACTTTCCAGATATGACAGTGTTCGTTATGGATGCTATTAATTTCTTATTATCCTTCGGTATCACTTTCGTTTTGTTCGCTGTGATCTTTAAGGTCTTACCAGATGTAAATATTAAGTGGAAAACGGTTCGTGCCGGAGCGCTATTTACGGCTATACTTTTTATTTTCGGTCGATTTGGGATCGGCTTATATCTTCAAAATTCAGATACGGAAACCACTTATGGAGCTGCAGGATCTATTGTGTTGATTTTGCTTTGGGTTTACTATACGGCGGCTATATTATATTTTGGAGCTGTATTTACTCGTGAGTATGCCACCTACAAAGGCGTCAGTATCGAGCCTTCGGAGTTTGCTGTGCATGTAGAAACGAAAGAAATAGAAAGGAATGTGGATGAAATCCCCCCCGCGCCATTGACGACGGAGGAGACGGTTACTGAGAAGTAA
- a CDS encoding DUF421 domain-containing protein, with protein MIDIQNIFLKDVELSFILEIISRTLMMFLIILIVLRLSGRRGVRQLTLFEVAIILAMGSAAGDPMFQEDIPILYGFIVLFSIILFYKFITWLTQKNRFFNELMEGKPMCVVKNGMFEVKKESDSDFSQMEFFAELRNQSIEHLGQVRVALLEVDGTMSVLYYPDEEVKYGLPLFPDDQYKITSLEDGGPFACLFCGNVKSTLETCEDRCDRCGKREWAHAINSRRIG; from the coding sequence ATGATCGATATCCAAAATATCTTTTTGAAGGATGTGGAGTTGTCCTTCATCTTGGAGATTATTAGTCGGACGTTGATGATGTTTCTTATCATCCTGATTGTACTGCGTTTATCGGGCAGGAGAGGTGTCAGGCAACTTACGCTATTTGAGGTGGCTATTATTCTTGCCATGGGTTCTGCTGCCGGAGATCCGATGTTTCAAGAGGATATTCCTATACTCTATGGTTTCATTGTTTTATTCTCGATTATACTTTTCTACAAGTTCATCACTTGGTTGACGCAGAAGAATCGCTTTTTCAACGAGCTGATGGAGGGCAAGCCCATGTGTGTTGTCAAGAACGGGATGTTTGAAGTCAAGAAAGAAAGCGATAGTGACTTTTCGCAGATGGAGTTCTTTGCAGAATTGCGGAATCAGTCTATAGAGCATCTGGGGCAAGTTCGCGTTGCTTTATTGGAGGTAGATGGAACCATGAGCGTGCTATATTATCCCGACGAGGAAGTTAAATACGGGTTGCCTTTATTTCCAGACGACCAATATAAGATTACTTCGTTGGAGGACGGTGGACCCTTTGCTTGTTTGTTCTGTGGAAATGTGAAATCGACTTTAGAAACTTGCGAGGACCGATGCGACCGTTGTGGGAAAAGGGAGTGGGCACATGCAATAAATTCACGTCGGATAGGCTAG
- a CDS encoding transposase, translated as MINQAKALKLIKLYQYVCDKYDSELQYYCQRFSNNNKPDFTDQEVLTIYLFSVHEEQRLRIKQIHKFASDYLMDWFPKLTSYVAFNTRINRLFDVLRSLCQSVIEDFAPEECSREFSLLDSMPIITCSGTRRAKVALEITDKSFCSTKRLWYFGLKLHALNSYNKSKLPRPESIVISKESESDLNIFKENWASIAGRTFFGDKIYRDAPFFEWFYKEKKSIMYTPIRETQGKPDCLKNRDRAYNDLFSRAVSRVRQPIESFFNWINEKTQIQNASKVRSTKGLLVHVFGKLTACFIKPIFNP; from the coding sequence ATGATCAATCAGGCCAAGGCTCTAAAATTAATAAAATTATACCAGTATGTGTGTGATAAATATGACAGTGAACTGCAATATTACTGTCAGCGATTTTCAAACAATAACAAACCTGACTTTACTGATCAGGAGGTTTTGACCATCTATTTATTCAGTGTGCACGAGGAACAGCGGCTAAGGATCAAGCAGATTCATAAATTCGCCTCGGATTATCTGATGGATTGGTTTCCCAAGCTAACTTCGTACGTAGCATTCAACACCCGTATCAACCGCCTTTTTGATGTTTTGAGATCTCTCTGTCAGTCAGTTATAGAGGACTTTGCTCCAGAAGAGTGCTCCAGAGAATTTTCCCTACTGGACTCTATGCCCATCATAACCTGCAGTGGGACTAGAAGAGCAAAGGTAGCTCTGGAGATAACGGATAAAAGCTTCTGCTCAACGAAGAGGCTTTGGTATTTTGGATTAAAACTTCATGCGCTCAACAGCTATAACAAATCCAAGCTGCCTCGTCCGGAAAGCATAGTAATAAGCAAGGAATCTGAAAGTGACCTGAACATATTTAAGGAGAATTGGGCATCCATCGCAGGTAGGACGTTCTTTGGTGACAAGATATACCGTGACGCCCCATTCTTCGAGTGGTTTTATAAAGAAAAGAAATCAATTATGTATACCCCGATAAGGGAAACCCAAGGAAAGCCGGATTGTTTAAAAAACAGGGATCGTGCTTATAATGATCTGTTTTCAAGAGCAGTATCTAGGGTAAGACAACCAATCGAATCCTTTTTTAATTGGATAAATGAAAAAACACAGATACAAAACGCAAGTAAGGTCAGATCTACCAAAGGACTATTAGTACATGTGTTCGGTAAATTAACAGCCTGTTTCATAAAGCCTATTTTCAACCCTTAA